From Enterobacteriaceae endosymbiont of Donacia simplex, one genomic window encodes:
- the rpmC gene encoding 50S ribosomal protein L29 encodes MKINEIIKKNNTDLKNELLSLMREQLNLKIQLKSGNLKQTHLLKKSRKNIARIKTIISQRKKRS; translated from the coding sequence ATGAAAATAAATGAAATTATAAAGAAAAATAATACAGATTTAAAAAATGAATTATTAAGTTTAATGAGAGAACAATTAAATTTAAAAATACAATTAAAATCAGGAAATTTAAAACAAACTCATTTACTTAAAAAATCAAGAAAAAATATTGCACGAATAAAAACAATTATATCACAAAGAAAAAAAAGATCATAA
- the rpsC gene encoding 30S ribosomal protein S3, producing MGQKTHPNGLRLGITKIWNSIWFANTKNYANYLHSDFQVRNFLNKKLKKASVSKITIERPSKSIRVNIHTSRPGIVIGKKGEDVEKLRKIISKITGVPAQVNITEVRKPELEAKLVADIISVQLEKRIMFRRAMKRAVQNAMRLGAKGVKVEVSGRLGGTEIARTEWYREGRVPLHTLRADIDFSLSEANTTYGIIGVKVWIFKGEILKHNFKKKLIFTKPITHHPYRLQRNKGRK from the coding sequence ATGGGTCAAAAAACACATCCAAATGGTTTAAGATTAGGAATTACAAAAATATGGAATTCTATTTGGTTTGCAAATACAAAAAATTATGCAAATTATTTACACAGTGATTTTCAGGTAAGAAATTTTTTAAATAAAAAATTAAAAAAAGCTTCTGTTTCTAAAATAACAATCGAAAGACCATCAAAAAGTATTCGAGTTAATATTCATACATCACGTCCTGGTATAGTTATAGGTAAAAAAGGAGAAGATGTTGAAAAACTCAGAAAAATAATATCTAAAATTACTGGAGTACCAGCTCAAGTAAATATAACTGAAGTTAGAAAACCAGAATTGGAAGCAAAATTAGTAGCTGATATAATATCAGTACAATTAGAAAAACGAATAATGTTTAGAAGAGCAATGAAAAGAGCAGTACAAAATGCTATGAGATTAGGTGCTAAAGGAGTAAAAGTAGAAGTAAGTGGTCGTTTAGGTGGCACTGAAATTGCTCGTACAGAATGGTATAGAGAAGGTAGAGTACCATTACATACTTTAAGAGCAGATATTGATTTTAGTTTATCAGAAGCAAATACTACATATGGAATAATAGGAGTAAAAGTATGGATTTTTAAAGGAGAAATATTAAAACATAATTTTAAAAAAAAATTAATTTTTACTAAACCTATTACACATCATCCTTATAGATTACAACGTAATAAGGGACGTAAATAA
- the rpsQ gene encoding 30S ribosomal protein S17 → MQKKTKLLKGKVISNKMQKSIIVSINRLIKHPIYGKYINRTTKLHVHDKDNICKIGDIVEIKECRPLSKTKSWTLVNIIKKIVI, encoded by the coding sequence ATGCAAAAAAAAACAAAGCTATTGAAAGGTAAAGTAATAAGTAATAAAATGCAAAAATCAATTATTGTTAGTATTAATAGGTTAATAAAACATCCTATTTATGGTAAATATATCAATCGTACTACTAAATTACATGTGCATGATAAAGACAATATATGTAAAATAGGAGATATTGTTGAAATTAAAGAATGTCGTCCATTATCAAAAACTAAATCTTGGACTCTAGTTAATATTATAAAAAAAATAGTAATTTAA
- the rplP gene encoding 50S ribosomal protein L16, producing the protein MLQPKRTKFKKMHKGRNRGVIIGMNINFGTYGIKAINRGRITSKQIESARRAISHFIKRQGKIWIRIFPDKPITEKPLEVRMGKGKGNVEYWVALVQPGRILYEIDGVSELTARKAFKLGTAKLPIKTIFLKK; encoded by the coding sequence ATGTTACAACCAAAACGTACAAAATTTAAAAAAATGCATAAAGGAAGGAATCGTGGTGTTATTATTGGAATGAATATTAATTTTGGTACTTATGGGATTAAAGCAATAAATAGAGGTAGAATTACTTCTAAACAAATAGAATCAGCAAGAAGAGCTATTAGTCATTTTATTAAAAGACAAGGAAAAATATGGATTAGAATTTTCCCAGATAAACCTATAACAGAAAAACCTTTAGAAGTTAGAATGGGAAAAGGTAAAGGTAATGTAGAATACTGGGTGGCTTTAGTACAACCTGGAAGAATTTTATATGAAATTGATGGAGTTTCCGAATTAACAGCTCGTAAAGCATTTAAGTTAGGTACTGCTAAATTACCTATCAAAACTATTTTTTTGAAAAAATAA
- the rplN gene encoding 50S ribosomal protein L14, with translation MIQEHTKLNIADNSGAKSVMCIKVLGGSRRRYANIGDIIKITVKDAIPRGKVKKGDVLKAVIVRTKKGIRRSDGSIIRFDHNACVLLNDTNEQLIGTRIFGPITRELRNEKFMKIISLAPEVI, from the coding sequence ATGATACAAGAACATACAAAATTAAATATAGCTGATAATTCTGGTGCAAAAAGTGTTATGTGTATTAAAGTTTTAGGTGGATCACGACGTCGCTATGCTAACATTGGAGATATTATTAAAATAACTGTAAAAGATGCTATTCCGCGAGGAAAAGTAAAAAAAGGTGATGTATTAAAAGCTGTAATAGTTAGAACAAAAAAAGGTATAAGACGTTCTGATGGTTCTATAATAAGATTTGACCATAATGCATGTGTTTTATTAAATGATACTAATGAACAATTAATTGGTACAAGAATTTTTGGTCCTATTACTAGAGAACTAAGGAATGAAAAATTTATGAAAATTATTTCATTAGCTCCAGAAGTTATTTGA
- the rplX gene encoding 50S ribosomal protein L24 — translation MINKLHRNDEVIILTGKDKGKTGKIKSFIKKKFVIIKGINIVKKHSKPNPALSHTGGIIEQEANIHISNIAIFNKKTGKSDRIGIRYNDKGSKKRFFKSNGKNIK, via the coding sequence ATGATAAATAAATTACATCGTAATGATGAAGTAATAATTTTAACAGGAAAAGATAAAGGTAAAACAGGAAAAATTAAATCTTTTATAAAAAAAAAATTCGTAATAATTAAAGGAATAAATATTGTTAAAAAACATAGTAAACCTAATCCTGCTTTATCACATACAGGTGGAATTATAGAACAAGAAGCAAATATTCATATTTCTAATATTGCTATTTTTAATAAAAAAACAGGTAAATCTGATCGCATTGGAATACGATATAATGATAAAGGAAGTAAAAAAAGGTTTTTTAAATCTAACGGTAAAAATATAAAATAA